One part of the Vitis riparia cultivar Riparia Gloire de Montpellier isolate 1030 chromosome 8, EGFV_Vit.rip_1.0, whole genome shotgun sequence genome encodes these proteins:
- the LOC117919961 gene encoding mitotic-spindle organizing protein 1A-like has protein sequence MDPEAAQTARESLELAFHMSNILDTGLDRHTLSVLITLCDLGLNPEALAAVVKELRRESCSSSPMPETPSSVS, from the coding sequence ATGGATCCGGAGGCTGCACAGACTGCCCGAGAATCTCTTGAGCTGGCATTTCACATGTCAAACATTCTTGACACAGGACTTGATCGACACACCCTTTCTGTCCTCATTACTCTTTGTGACCTGGGTTTGAACCCTGAGGCACTGGCTGCTGTGGTGAAGGAACTTCGAAGAGAATCCTGTTCCTCGTCCCCAATGCCAGAGACTCCATCATCTGTTTCCTAG